A section of the Lynx canadensis isolate LIC74 chromosome A1, mLynCan4.pri.v2, whole genome shotgun sequence genome encodes:
- the GDF9 gene encoding growth/differentiation factor 9, with protein MALLSDFFLWFFCFSWLCFPISLCSRASTEVQIAAGAEWEAKAEPWSLVQPLDEKDRLGFLPPLFKVLYNGQGDAPRLQPDSRALRYMKRLYKSFATKEGIPKSNRSPLYNTVRLFTSYAQHKQAPGDQVTGTVPSVDLLFHLDRVTAVEHFIKSVLLFTFSNPISFSSAVKCVCNLVMKEPEASRGNLHRTPSSLTFDSQFEFRKKYRWIEVDVTAPLQPLVASNQRNIHMSVNLTCVKAQLQPPSARDSPFNVTLLVPPSLLLYLNDTSAQAHHRWYSLHYKRRPSQGAGQKRGLSACPQGEESAEAVRPSRHRRGQETIGLEPQKPLVPASFNLSEYFKQFLFPQNECELHDFRLSFSQLKWDSWIVAPHRYNPRYCKGDCPRALGHRYGSPVHTMVQNIIHEKLDSSVPRPSCVPAKYSPLSVLTIEPDGSIAYKEYEDMIATKCTCR; from the exons ATGGCGCTTCTCAGCgactttttcctttggtttttctgcttttcctggCTGTGTTTTCCTATTAGTCTTTGTTCTCGGGCTTCTACAGAAGTTCAGATTGCAGCGGGTGCTGAATGGGAAGCTAAGGCTGAACCTTGGTCCTTGGTGCAGCCTCTAGATGAAAAAGACAGATtgggcttccttcctcctctcttcaaGGTTCTGTATAATGGGCAAGGTGACGCCCCTAGGCTGCAGCCAGACTCCAGAGCTTTGCGTTACATGAAGAGACTTTATAAGTCCTTTGCTACCAAGGAGGGGATCCCTAAATCCAACAGAAGTCCTCTCTACAACACTGTTCGGCTCTTCACATCTTATGCCCAGCACAAGCAGGCTCCTGGGGACCAGGTGACAG GAACCGTACCATCCGTGGACCTGCTATTTCACCTGGATCGTGTTACTGCCGTTGAACACTTCATCAAGTCAGTCTTGCTATTTACTTTCAGCaaccccatttctttttcttctgctgtgAAATGTGTGTGCAACCTGGTGATGAAGGAGCCCGAGGCTTCTCGCGGGAACCTCCATAGAACTCCATCCTCATTGACCTTTGACTCCCAGTTTgaatttagaaagaaatacagatggatTGAGGTGGATGTGACGGCTCCTCTTCAGCCTCTAGTGGCCTCCAACCAAAGAAACATTCACATGTCTGTAAATTTGACCTGTGTGAAAGCCCAGCTGCAGCCCCCTTCAGCACGTGACAGTCCCTTTAACGTGACTCTTCTGGTGCCCCCCTCACTGCTTTTATATCTGAACGACACGAGTGCCCAGGCTCATCACAGGTGGTATTCCCTTCACTATAAAAGGAGGCCTTCCCAAGGTGCTGGCCAGAAGAGAGGGCTGTCTGCCTGTCCCCAGGGAGAAGAGTCAGCTGAGGCTGTACGACCTTCCCGTCATCGGAGAGGTCAGGAGACTATCGGCTTGGAACCTCAGAAGCCTCTGGTTCCAGCTTCTTTCAATCTGAGCGAATACTTCAAAcagtttctttttccccaaaacGAGTGTGAGCTCCATGACTTTAGACTTAGTTTTAGTCAGCTGAAGTGGGACAGCTGGATCGTGGCCCCGCACAGATACAACCCTCGATACTGTAAAGGGGACTGTCCAAGGGCACTTGGACATCGGTATGGCTCGCCAGTTCACACCATGGTGCAGAATATCATCCATGAGAAGCTCGACTCCTCAGTGCCAAGACCCTCCTGTGTGCCTGCCAAATACAGTCCTCTCAGTGTTCTGACCATTGAGCCAGATGGCTCAATCGCTTACAAAGAATATGAAGATATGATAGCCACTAAGTGCACCTGTCGTTGA
- the LOC115515844 gene encoding cytochrome b-c1 complex subunit 8 encodes MGREFGHLTRMRHVITYSLSPFEQRAFPHYFSKGIPNVLRRTRACILRVLPPFVGFYLVYTWGTQEFEKSKRKNPAAYENDK; translated from the exons ATGGGCCGCGAGTTTGGGCATCTGACGCGGATGCGGCATGTGATCACCTACAGCTTGTCACCCTTCGAGCAGCGCGCCTTCCCGCACTACTTCAGCAAGGGCATCCCCAACGTGCTGCGCCGCACGCGGGCGTGCATCCTTCGCGTCCTGCCGC cgTTTGTAGGGTTTTATCTTGTCTATACCTGGGGGACCCAAGAGTTTGAGAAATCCAAGAGGAAGAATCCGGCTGCTTATGAAAATGACAAATGA
- the LEAP2 gene encoding liver-expressed antimicrobial peptide 2 isoform X1 yields MWHLKLFAVLMICLLLLDQVDGSPMLEPSSTKRRPRRMTPFWRGVSLRPIGSSCRDDSECITRLCRKRRCSLSVAQE; encoded by the exons ATGTGGCATCTCAAACTCTTTGCGGTGCTCATGATCTGCTTGCTGCTGTTGGACCAG GTAGATGGCTCCCCCATGCTGGAACCGAGTTCAACAAAGAGAAGGCCACGGAGAATGACTCCATTTTGGAGAGGGGTTTCCCTCAGGCCCATCGGATCCTCTTGCAGAGACGATTCTGAGTGTATCACGAGGCTGTGCAG aaaaagaCGCTGTTCCCTAAGTGTGGCCCAGGAATGA